One window from the genome of Kaistella carnis encodes:
- a CDS encoding WYL domain-containing protein: MNRKFLRMTLVVRTILSENGKLSVGEILKKVEKQFEAYADMVDLRYENYSPSTFNKDKSAIKEAWKIDLECDSRNRYYINSDFEGVFQNDLLNSAIFLASLNTDMLLPAFVIPETRKNTGMQHFYQISRAIEEKSELKISYFDYISEQEKNKTIQPYRLKQKDFKWYVLATDLSEVPFKSYALERIRDIETAGKFRPKEINFETPFQNAVGMFTNEEATKVILEFDHRDGHYLKANPIHPSQTMLSENKETIQFEFFIKPNEDFIMEIMKRSWSLKVIEPKFLREKFLDYWKAALQRNE; this comes from the coding sequence ATGAATAGAAAATTTCTGAGAATGACCTTAGTCGTTCGGACAATTTTAAGTGAAAATGGAAAGCTAAGTGTTGGAGAAATTCTTAAAAAAGTCGAAAAACAATTTGAGGCTTATGCTGACATGGTTGACCTTAGATATGAAAATTATTCTCCTTCAACGTTTAATAAAGATAAATCAGCAATCAAAGAAGCCTGGAAGATTGATCTTGAATGTGATAGCCGGAATCGATATTATATCAATTCAGACTTTGAAGGCGTCTTTCAAAATGACTTATTAAATTCTGCCATCTTTTTAGCCTCATTAAATACAGACATGTTGTTGCCTGCCTTTGTTATTCCTGAAACAAGAAAGAATACAGGCATGCAGCATTTCTATCAAATCTCGAGAGCAATTGAAGAAAAGAGCGAACTCAAAATTTCTTATTTCGATTATATTTCTGAACAGGAAAAAAACAAAACGATTCAACCTTACCGTTTGAAACAGAAAGATTTTAAATGGTACGTTTTAGCCACGGATTTGAGTGAGGTTCCGTTTAAAAGTTATGCTTTGGAACGAATTCGTGATATTGAAACTGCAGGAAAATTTAGACCTAAAGAAATTAATTTTGAAACCCCTTTTCAAAATGCGGTCGGAATGTTTACCAATGAAGAAGCCACAAAAGTGATTTTGGAGTTCGACCACCGCGACGGACATTATCTGAAAGCCAATCCAATTCATCCTTCTCAAACAATGCTTTCTGAAAATAAGGAAACCATTCAGTTTGAGTTTTTTATTAAACCCAATGAAGATTTTATCATGGAAATCATGAAACGATCCTGGTCTTTAAAAGTGATTGAGCCGAAATTTTTGAGAGAGAAATTTCTGGATTATTGGAAAGCTGCGTTGCAGAGAAATGAATAG
- a CDS encoding metallophosphatase domain-containing protein yields MKIVFISDTHGQHRKLKNLPKADLIIHGGDVSKLGKAHEVEDFIYWFLRLDYAHKIFIAGNHDFYFEDYSRDFIQKKLTSNCHYLCDSGVEIEGVKIWGSPVTPTFFNWAFNVDRGKPIQKYWNMIPSNTDILVTHGPVGGILDRTTSNINAGCEDLLKTVTKVKPKFHLFGHIHEAYGKEKVKETTFVNGSLLNEYYNLVNSPWEFEYPKE; encoded by the coding sequence ATGAAAATCGTTTTTATTTCCGACACTCATGGGCAGCATCGCAAACTTAAGAATCTCCCAAAAGCGGATTTGATTATTCATGGTGGCGATGTTTCAAAATTGGGAAAAGCTCATGAAGTTGAGGATTTTATCTACTGGTTTCTTAGATTAGATTATGCTCACAAAATTTTTATCGCGGGAAATCACGATTTCTATTTTGAAGATTATTCTCGCGATTTTATCCAGAAAAAACTAACTTCAAACTGTCATTATCTTTGCGATAGCGGCGTTGAAATTGAAGGTGTTAAAATTTGGGGATCACCGGTTACGCCCACTTTTTTTAATTGGGCTTTCAACGTAGATCGTGGAAAACCCATTCAGAAATATTGGAACATGATTCCCTCCAATACCGATATTTTGGTAACCCATGGTCCGGTAGGTGGGATATTAGATAGAACGACGTCCAACATCAATGCAGGTTGTGAAGATTTATTGAAGACGGTAACAAAAGTAAAGCCTAAATTTCATTTGTTTGGCCATATTCATGAAGCTTATGGAAAAGAGAAAGTAAAAGAAACCACTTTTGTCAATGGCAGTTTGTTGAATGAATATTACAATTTGGTGAATAGTCCTTGGGAATTTGAGTATCCGAAAGAATAG
- a CDS encoding beta propeller repeat protein has translation MSQIIEFKGTFIRICPTNPSHLLQLKDRGKSWSLLYDGSETMNSIMQIAADNTIILLFCNKGFFISKSGIVWTKIRDRQQLEDLKTDYEI, from the coding sequence ATGTCGCAAATTATAGAATTTAAAGGAACATTTATTAGAATCTGCCCTACAAATCCATCGCATTTGCTTCAATTGAAAGATCGTGGAAAATCGTGGAGTTTGCTCTATGATGGATCAGAAACGATGAACTCAATAATGCAAATTGCTGCTGACAATACGATCATTCTATTATTTTGCAATAAAGGTTTTTTTATTTCCAAGTCGGGAATTGTCTGGACAAAAATCAGAGATCGACAACAGCTTGAAGATTTAAAGACTGATTACGAAATTTAA
- a CDS encoding WG repeat-containing protein → MKYPILKIERLDYQTPLTDICLFERVFVYSSKGLLGLIADDFGSIIPPIYEEIIPAFDFHFWARKNHKWKLYNFKNIEINGIEFKHVTTFCNEYACVSRNGNSFGFVNRNGEIKITDHYLKGKHLGKSLFAVGKNIRGQVKYAVIDLQEHFIIPFIFEEIPTFTEVVLLLLKRRKPLREWLQL, encoded by the coding sequence ATGAAATACCCAATTTTAAAAATAGAAAGACTGGATTATCAAACACCACTAACAGACATTTGTTTATTTGAAAGAGTGTTCGTGTATTCCTCAAAAGGATTGTTAGGTCTTATTGCAGACGATTTTGGATCTATCATTCCACCGATTTATGAAGAAATTATTCCCGCGTTTGATTTTCACTTTTGGGCTCGAAAAAATCACAAATGGAAACTTTACAATTTTAAAAACATTGAAATAAACGGAATAGAATTCAAGCATGTTACTACTTTTTGTAACGAATACGCCTGTGTAAGTAGAAATGGAAACAGCTTTGGATTCGTGAACCGAAACGGTGAAATCAAAATTACAGATCACTATCTGAAAGGAAAACATCTGGGGAAATCGCTTTTTGCTGTAGGGAAAAACATTCGAGGACAGGTAAAATATGCAGTTATTGATCTTCAAGAACATTTTATCATTCCATTTATTTTTGAGGAGATCCCAACATTTACGGAAGTGGTTCTGTTACTATTGAAAAGAAGAAAGCCACTGCGAGAGTGGCTTCAATTATGA
- a CDS encoding ATP-binding protein has protein sequence METKENFNAMECIESIYQFSKDSKLQPPLFEVVENEIRLLSKYLQLNDIETVLFANAFVICFEKSDFTQVFEYFDLAKFQVLKYRAPIEMLYSRNLLINKNSHKKQISAYDLSQNMINSISNNEVIKYAKIEESSDEKNFVDLLEDFDKKSDQLNEGLISPYDFREFISTLCEGNLDLPIFREIKNYQLNAFETYFFLDTIWDAIQYGDNDFHTHVQMTVNDYFTRKSQAMKFQKLIINNETKLSKFNLVEISKENFQDRSRAKLTRKVTDFLKNNEDLLIDDISKDDSKLIRAKDISTKKLFYNADENTQLQQISNVLQDDKFKELQRRLKEKAMPIGITAVLHGVPGTGKTESVYQLAKNSGRNIFKVDISETKSMWFGESQKLVKKIFTEYEIMKRNEELCPILLFNEADAIIGKRKSAGSSNVADTENAIQNIILEEMENFDGILFATTNLVENMDAAFERRFLFKVKFEQPSLENSAKIWKEKLPILSSKESRTLAEKFQFSGGEMENIARKCAMQEILHGYALKFTDIEGLCKNEKWSSEEKRKIGF, from the coding sequence ATGGAGACAAAAGAGAATTTCAACGCAATGGAATGCATCGAGAGTATTTACCAATTTTCTAAAGACAGTAAACTTCAACCGCCGCTTTTTGAAGTAGTAGAAAACGAAATCAGGTTGCTTTCAAAATATTTGCAACTTAATGACATTGAAACGGTTTTGTTTGCCAATGCATTTGTAATTTGTTTTGAGAAAAGCGATTTTACACAGGTTTTTGAATATTTCGACTTAGCCAAATTTCAGGTTTTGAAGTATCGTGCGCCCATCGAAATGTTGTACAGCCGTAATCTCTTGATCAATAAAAATTCCCACAAAAAACAAATTTCCGCGTACGACCTTTCACAAAATATGATCAACAGTATTTCTAACAATGAAGTTATTAAATATGCTAAAATAGAAGAATCTTCAGACGAAAAAAACTTCGTAGATCTGCTCGAAGACTTCGATAAAAAAAGTGATCAGCTGAACGAAGGATTAATTAGTCCTTACGATTTCAGAGAATTTATTTCGACTCTGTGTGAGGGAAATTTAGACCTGCCTATATTTCGTGAAATTAAAAATTACCAGCTCAATGCTTTCGAAACTTATTTCTTTTTAGATACGATTTGGGATGCTATTCAATATGGTGACAATGATTTTCATACCCATGTACAGATGACTGTAAATGATTACTTTACACGAAAAAGTCAGGCAATGAAATTTCAAAAGTTAATTATCAACAACGAAACTAAACTTTCAAAATTCAATTTAGTTGAAATTTCAAAGGAAAATTTTCAAGATCGGAGTAGAGCGAAACTGACCAGAAAAGTCACCGATTTTCTAAAAAATAATGAAGATCTGCTAATTGACGATATTTCTAAAGACGATTCAAAATTGATCAGAGCAAAAGACATTTCAACAAAAAAGCTTTTTTACAATGCGGACGAAAATACTCAACTGCAACAGATTTCAAATGTTTTGCAAGATGATAAATTTAAAGAACTGCAACGACGTTTGAAAGAAAAAGCTATGCCGATCGGAATTACAGCAGTTCTTCATGGCGTTCCCGGCACTGGAAAAACAGAAAGCGTTTATCAACTGGCAAAAAATTCGGGTCGGAATATTTTTAAAGTAGATATTTCCGAGACCAAAAGCATGTGGTTTGGTGAAAGTCAGAAATTGGTGAAGAAAATTTTTACTGAATATGAAATAATGAAACGCAATGAGGAACTTTGTCCCATTTTACTTTTTAATGAAGCAGATGCAATCATCGGTAAACGAAAATCTGCAGGAAGTTCCAATGTTGCCGACACCGAAAACGCCATTCAAAACATAATCCTGGAAGAAATGGAAAATTTCGACGGAATTCTTTTCGCTACCACAAACCTTGTCGAAAATATGGATGCTGCTTTTGAGCGCAGATTTTTATTTAAAGTAAAATTCGAGCAACCATCTTTAGAAAACTCTGCTAAAATTTGGAAAGAAAAATTGCCGATTCTCTCTTCAAAAGAAAGTAGAACTCTCGCCGAAAAATTTCAATTCTCAGGTGGAGAAATGGAAAATATTGCCCGGAAATGTGCGATGCAGGAAATTCTGCATGGGTATGCTCTGAAATTTACAGACATCGAAGGTTTGTGCAAAAATGAGAAGTGGAGTAGTGAAGAGAAACGCAAAATTGGATTCTAA
- a CDS encoding DUF2493 domain-containing protein: MKIGIVGGRGFNDYESLKKELSKFTEENSISLNYIVSGGAKGADTLAEKFATEMDVEMIVFKPDFEKFGRGAALARNTQIIQKSDVVFAFWDGKSKGTHDSIKKAEKLNKRLLIFNY, translated from the coding sequence ATGAAAATAGGAATTGTTGGTGGTCGCGGTTTTAATGACTATGAATCACTTAAAAAAGAACTATCGAAATTTACTGAAGAAAATAGTATTTCACTTAATTACATTGTTTCGGGCGGTGCGAAAGGAGCCGATACTTTGGCGGAAAAATTTGCCACTGAAATGGATGTTGAAATGATTGTCTTCAAACCTGATTTTGAAAAATTTGGAAGAGGTGCTGCTCTTGCACGAAATACTCAAATCATTCAAAAATCGGATGTTGTATTTGCATTTTGGGATGGTAAATCAAAAGGAACGCATGACAGCATTAAAAAAGCGGAAAAATTGAATAAAAGATTATTGATTTTCAATTACTAA